A single window of Rubripirellula lacrimiformis DNA harbors:
- a CDS encoding N-acetylglucosamine kinase, which translates to MNTQGQSAGVDAAGGGDAANAGYVLGVDGGGSTTNTWLARCGQTTSPEPVGTGQSGPSNPRVVGFETASQNVAQSIQQALASAQIESHQVRSLCLGIAGCDRAHELTQWEDWAHAHRIASDRVLVTNDAVPVIFAAAPDGNGIALISGTGSLALGRCPSGSPTRCGGWGPLMGDEGSGYAIAVNGLRAATQAADGRGNATKLLERFCEALGVSAPQQMIPVIYGGQYDRAKIASLASVVFGAAADGDAIATSIIASAAADLAAMVAAVVRKQGTPAIQLTLAATGGVLLNQPDLLVQITAHLAKQSVVFRNTQLISHPVSGAVQMAWNALN; encoded by the coding sequence ATGAACACGCAGGGCCAGTCAGCAGGTGTCGATGCGGCGGGTGGTGGCGATGCGGCGAATGCCGGATACGTCTTGGGGGTCGATGGTGGCGGATCGACCACGAACACATGGTTGGCCAGATGCGGTCAAACGACGTCGCCGGAACCTGTTGGCACAGGACAATCCGGACCGTCCAACCCGCGCGTGGTGGGTTTTGAAACGGCGTCACAAAACGTTGCCCAGTCGATCCAACAAGCCCTTGCATCGGCGCAAATCGAAAGCCACCAAGTCCGGTCGCTGTGTCTGGGAATCGCCGGTTGCGACCGAGCCCACGAACTGACGCAGTGGGAAGATTGGGCCCATGCACACCGGATCGCTAGCGACCGTGTCCTGGTCACCAATGACGCAGTGCCGGTGATCTTTGCGGCCGCTCCGGATGGAAATGGGATCGCATTGATTTCGGGCACCGGTTCGTTGGCGCTGGGGCGATGCCCGTCCGGCAGCCCAACGCGATGTGGCGGTTGGGGACCGCTGATGGGCGACGAAGGCAGTGGGTACGCGATCGCGGTCAACGGATTGCGAGCCGCCACCCAGGCCGCCGATGGACGCGGCAACGCCACCAAACTGCTGGAACGTTTTTGTGAAGCGTTGGGAGTCTCCGCGCCACAGCAGATGATCCCCGTGATTTACGGGGGGCAGTACGATCGCGCCAAGATCGCGTCTTTGGCGTCAGTCGTCTTTGGTGCGGCGGCCGACGGGGACGCGATCGCCACGTCGATCATCGCCAGCGCCGCGGCCGACTTGGCCGCCATGGTGGCTGCGGTGGTTCGCAAGCAAGGAACCCCCGCCATCCAACTAACCCTGGCAGCCACCGGCGGTGTGCTACTGAACCAACCCGATTTATTGGTTCAGATCACAGCACATCTGGCCAAGCAATCGGTTGTGTTCCGAAACACTCAGCTGATCAGCCACCCGGTATCGGGAGCGGTTCAGATGGCATGGAACGCATTGAACTGA
- the murQ gene encoding N-acetylmuramic acid 6-phosphate etherase: MNRQQPTSLDNLTTESSNPASANIDTLEAIDIVDVINRQDAMIADAVAKERQSIAAAIELVAGSLRSGGRLIYIGAGTSGRLGVLDASECPPTFNTPPEWVVGLIAGGPTALTRAIEGAEDHPEVGQQDLQSIDLNAKDTVVGIATSGRTPYVIGALQYAREIGAGTVGFSCNQTCELSAHCDVMIAPVVGPEVVTGSTRMKAGTATKMVLNMLTTGAMIRLGKTYGNLMVDLRATNEKLKHRSRRLVTQFTDLDLDEAQTLLDSAGGELKTAIVMQRRNVTADQARNILSEHDGHLRAALGDDTSTGS, translated from the coding sequence ATGAACCGACAACAACCAACCAGTTTGGACAATCTAACCACCGAGTCGTCCAACCCCGCGTCGGCCAACATCGACACGCTGGAAGCCATCGACATCGTTGACGTGATCAACCGGCAAGACGCCATGATTGCCGATGCGGTGGCCAAAGAACGCCAATCGATTGCCGCCGCGATCGAATTGGTCGCCGGTTCGCTGCGATCCGGTGGTCGGCTGATCTACATCGGGGCCGGTACCTCGGGACGTCTGGGAGTCCTGGATGCCAGTGAGTGCCCCCCCACCTTCAACACGCCACCGGAGTGGGTGGTCGGTCTGATCGCAGGCGGCCCCACCGCGCTGACGCGAGCGATCGAGGGTGCCGAAGACCATCCCGAAGTCGGCCAACAAGATCTGCAATCGATCGATCTAAATGCCAAAGATACTGTGGTCGGAATTGCCACCAGCGGCCGAACCCCCTACGTCATCGGTGCCCTGCAATACGCACGCGAGATCGGTGCGGGCACCGTCGGGTTCAGCTGCAACCAAACTTGCGAACTTTCGGCGCACTGCGACGTCATGATCGCTCCCGTCGTCGGACCAGAAGTGGTCACCGGATCGACTCGCATGAAGGCCGGCACGGCGACCAAGATGGTGTTGAACATGCTGACCACCGGCGCCATGATCCGGCTGGGAAAAACCTACGGCAACTTAATGGTTGACCTTCGCGCGACCAACGAAAAACTGAAGCACCGTTCGCGGCGGCTGGTGACCCAGTTCACCGACCTTGATCTGGACGAAGCCCAGACTCTGCTGGATTCAGCGGGCGGTGAACTGAAAACCGCCATCGTGATGCAACGCCGAAACGTGACCGCTGACCAGGCCAGGAACATCCTGTCTGAACACGACGGCCATTTGCGCGCGGCACTGGGTGACGATACGAGCACCGGTTCATGA
- a CDS encoding sodium:solute symporter: MTGIEFNYREESVLAIHPIDATIVVVYVAAMIAFGVWLGRGQKNLSGYLLGNRDLPWWAILGSIVATETSTATFLSVPGIAFAQDGDMRFLQLAIGFLLGRVIVSYVFLPRYFEGNLYTAYEVLDRRFGGATKQTASLLFLVTRNLGDGLRLFLAGIALEKVLGIDLVPCIVVIGVATIVYTFVGGMKAVIWSDCIQFVVYMIGGILAFWILVGSFDGGWDRYLEFGSQTGRFDVLDFRWRTTDTFFLLNDPYTFWAGLVGGIVLTLGTHGTDQMMVQRYLCARNQRDASRALIASGFVVLCQFALFLALGVALALFYTDVQPQTFERGDEVFAAFIVDHLPMGLLGLTLAAVFSAAMSTLSSSLNSSATAAVNDFYVPWTRKGQGNVDDSDSSGLLKVSRRMTVFFGVLQIIIGIGASYLSTSVVGDALAIAGFTAGILLGIFALGIFTTRANQRGALFGMLAGILVLTSIKFGTSVAWPWFAVAGSFTTFTVGYAASCLLPVSPIKDPR; encoded by the coding sequence GTGACCGGCATCGAATTCAATTACCGCGAGGAATCTGTTTTGGCGATCCACCCGATCGATGCCACTATCGTTGTTGTGTACGTCGCAGCAATGATTGCTTTCGGCGTATGGCTTGGTCGCGGTCAAAAAAACTTGTCGGGTTACTTGTTGGGCAATCGAGACTTGCCTTGGTGGGCCATTTTAGGTTCGATCGTTGCCACGGAAACTAGCACAGCAACTTTCTTGAGTGTACCTGGGATCGCGTTCGCCCAAGACGGCGACATGCGGTTTTTGCAACTGGCGATCGGCTTTTTATTGGGCCGCGTCATCGTTTCGTACGTCTTCTTGCCTCGATATTTCGAGGGCAATCTGTACACGGCCTACGAAGTCTTGGATCGACGATTCGGCGGGGCCACCAAGCAAACAGCGTCGCTGTTGTTCTTGGTCACTCGGAACCTGGGCGATGGCCTGCGGCTGTTTTTGGCCGGGATCGCGCTGGAAAAGGTCCTTGGCATCGACCTGGTTCCCTGTATCGTCGTGATCGGGGTTGCCACGATCGTCTACACCTTTGTCGGCGGCATGAAGGCGGTGATCTGGAGCGACTGTATCCAGTTCGTTGTCTACATGATCGGCGGCATTTTGGCGTTTTGGATTTTGGTTGGATCGTTCGATGGTGGTTGGGATCGGTATCTGGAATTTGGCAGCCAGACGGGGCGATTCGACGTCCTGGATTTTCGGTGGCGAACCACGGATACGTTTTTCCTGCTGAATGATCCCTATACGTTTTGGGCTGGATTGGTCGGCGGGATCGTGTTGACTTTGGGGACCCATGGCACCGACCAAATGATGGTGCAGCGGTATTTGTGTGCACGCAACCAACGGGATGCTTCGCGAGCGTTGATCGCCAGCGGATTTGTCGTGCTATGCCAGTTCGCTTTGTTTTTGGCGTTGGGTGTCGCGCTTGCGTTGTTCTACACCGACGTTCAACCACAAACCTTTGAACGCGGCGACGAAGTCTTTGCTGCCTTTATCGTCGATCATCTGCCGATGGGGCTGCTGGGACTGACGCTGGCGGCTGTTTTCTCCGCTGCGATGTCGACCCTGTCCAGTTCGCTGAACTCGTCGGCAACCGCAGCGGTCAACGACTTCTATGTTCCCTGGACCCGGAAAGGTCAGGGGAATGTGGATGATTCCGATTCCAGTGGATTGTTGAAAGTCAGTCGCCGGATGACGGTGTTCTTTGGTGTGCTTCAGATTATCATCGGCATCGGTGCCAGTTACCTTTCGACCAGTGTGGTTGGGGATGCGTTGGCCATCGCCGGGTTTACCGCAGGGATCCTATTGGGCATTTTTGCGTTGGGGATCTTCACGACGCGGGCCAACCAACGCGGTGCTTTGTTTGGCATGCTGGCAGGGATTCTGGTGCTGACGTCGATCAAGTTTGGTACTTCCGTTGCGTGGCCTTGGTTTGCTGTCGCAGGATCGTTCACTACGTTCACGGTTGGCTACGCGGCGAGTTGCTTGTTGCCTGTGTCACCTATCAAGGACCCCCGATGA
- a CDS encoding exo-beta-N-acetylmuramidase NamZ family protein, producing the protein MNFIFLRIVPAVCLLVLGGSVGRSQEQGRGVGESSSAAAETKLANRSNVLAGIDVLQRDDFDVLAGQKVALITNQTGITRTGDSTVSILFESDNVDLVALFSPEHGFAGTLDQANIDDGRDATTGLKVHSLYGKTRVPTPEMLAGVDTLVFDIQDIGTRFYTYISTMGSAMKAAGQQGVRFVVLDRPNPIGGIDVQGPVLDAGSESFVGFHPIAVRHGMTVGELARMFQAEMKIDVDLVVVPVERWDRGQMLDDTGRLWVNPSPNMRNLNQALLYPGVGLWEMTNVSVGRGTDIPFEIIGASWIDPIAFADRLNLAGLAGVRFMPLMFVPESSQYADQRCGGVQILITNRSQVDPLRLGMTLATSLHAMYPEQWDTSKLNRLLSDQKTADGILAGASADELIAGYQEELGSFLQRRAKYLIYPDVDAE; encoded by the coding sequence ATGAATTTCATTTTCTTGCGTATCGTTCCTGCCGTTTGCTTGCTGGTTCTTGGGGGATCCGTCGGACGGTCCCAAGAACAGGGCAGGGGCGTGGGCGAATCGTCATCCGCAGCGGCCGAAACCAAATTGGCCAATCGGTCCAACGTGTTGGCCGGGATCGATGTGCTGCAGCGAGATGACTTTGACGTTTTGGCGGGCCAGAAAGTTGCGTTGATCACCAACCAGACCGGCATCACTCGCACGGGCGATTCGACCGTTTCGATTTTGTTCGAATCCGATAACGTCGATCTGGTCGCGCTGTTCAGCCCCGAGCATGGGTTCGCCGGTACTCTGGATCAAGCGAACATTGATGATGGCCGTGATGCAACCACCGGGTTGAAGGTCCACAGTCTGTACGGCAAGACTCGCGTGCCGACCCCCGAGATGCTGGCAGGTGTCGACACGCTGGTGTTTGACATCCAGGACATCGGTACCCGGTTCTATACCTACATCTCGACGATGGGCAGCGCGATGAAGGCCGCCGGACAGCAGGGAGTGCGATTCGTCGTCTTGGATCGGCCCAACCCGATTGGCGGGATCGATGTTCAAGGTCCCGTGTTGGATGCTGGCAGTGAATCCTTCGTCGGGTTCCATCCGATTGCCGTGCGGCATGGGATGACCGTGGGCGAATTGGCACGCATGTTCCAAGCCGAGATGAAGATCGATGTCGACTTGGTGGTCGTGCCAGTGGAACGTTGGGATCGCGGTCAAATGCTGGACGATACCGGGCGTTTGTGGGTCAACCCGTCGCCGAATATGCGGAACCTGAACCAAGCCCTGCTGTATCCCGGTGTTGGGTTATGGGAGATGACCAACGTTTCCGTCGGACGCGGAACGGACATCCCGTTCGAGATCATCGGTGCCTCGTGGATCGATCCGATCGCGTTTGCCGATCGATTGAATTTGGCTGGATTGGCGGGCGTGCGTTTCATGCCGTTGATGTTCGTTCCCGAATCCAGTCAGTACGCAGACCAGCGATGTGGTGGCGTTCAAATTTTGATCACCAATCGATCCCAAGTCGATCCGCTGCGGCTAGGCATGACCTTGGCGACGTCGCTGCACGCGATGTATCCCGAACAGTGGGATACGTCGAAACTGAATCGTTTGCTGTCTGATCAGAAAACCGCCGACGGAATCTTGGCCGGCGCCAGCGCCGATGAATTGATTGCAGGCTATCAAGAAGAACTGGGATCGTTTCTGCAACGCCGCGCCAAATACCTGATCTATCCCGATGTGGACGCCGAATGA
- a CDS encoding exo-beta-N-acetylmuramidase NamZ family protein, translated as MNPVIGSPTESNSVPIEMGIDRWVHQRPDCLRKADLGLLMNRASVDRELRFSCDVVAQSMPGQLKALFTPQHGLWGDAQANMVETDHGWHHGLGVPIYSLYSETRRPTAEMLAGIDCLIVDLQDVGTRVYTYFWTLLECLRACADAGVSIVVLDRPNPIGGVVVEGPLLDESCFSFVGGATIPMRHGLTIGEAAVWFRSEFAIDVELHVVTMEGWSPNAFYQDLGRHWIPPSPNLPTAESALVYPGQVLLEGTNLSEGRGTTTPFEIIGAPFVDPEVLLAAIPTDALPGVRFLPLYFRPTFDKWAGQTCGGVSMHVTDRQRFRSYRTSVQLILAIQRLWPGDFRWLPPPYEYETRLPPIDIISGGDQLRLATASAESIDALCQVDEQAWNDRVQGFYLYSRS; from the coding sequence ATGAACCCTGTGATTGGTAGCCCTACGGAATCGAACTCGGTTCCCATCGAAATGGGAATTGATCGATGGGTTCACCAGCGGCCGGATTGTCTCCGCAAGGCTGATCTTGGATTGCTGATGAACCGCGCGTCGGTGGATCGTGAACTGCGATTCAGTTGCGATGTGGTTGCCCAGTCGATGCCGGGGCAATTGAAGGCCTTGTTCACTCCACAGCACGGGTTGTGGGGTGACGCGCAGGCGAACATGGTGGAAACGGATCATGGTTGGCACCACGGGTTGGGCGTTCCCATCTATAGCTTGTACAGCGAAACGCGGCGGCCCACGGCCGAAATGTTGGCTGGCATCGATTGTCTGATCGTCGATCTGCAGGATGTGGGGACCCGAGTCTATACCTACTTTTGGACTCTGTTGGAATGCTTGCGTGCCTGTGCCGATGCGGGGGTGTCGATCGTGGTTTTGGATCGTCCCAATCCAATCGGTGGCGTTGTCGTCGAAGGACCGCTGCTTGATGAATCGTGTTTCAGTTTTGTCGGTGGCGCGACGATCCCGATGCGTCATGGTTTGACCATTGGCGAGGCGGCTGTCTGGTTTCGATCGGAGTTTGCGATCGACGTCGAACTGCATGTGGTGACGATGGAAGGGTGGTCACCCAATGCGTTCTACCAAGACCTTGGTCGTCACTGGATTCCGCCATCGCCCAACTTGCCAACAGCAGAATCGGCGTTGGTGTATCCCGGTCAAGTCTTGTTGGAAGGCACCAACTTGTCGGAAGGTCGCGGAACCACGACGCCCTTTGAAATCATCGGGGCACCGTTCGTGGATCCGGAAGTGTTGCTTGCCGCGATTCCTACGGATGCGTTGCCCGGTGTGCGGTTTCTGCCGCTGTATTTCCGACCGACGTTCGATAAATGGGCAGGGCAAACCTGCGGTGGGGTGTCGATGCATGTCACTGACCGACAACGGTTTCGTTCGTATCGAACAAGCGTCCAGTTGATCCTAGCGATCCAGCGACTTTGGCCAGGTGACTTTCGATGGCTGCCGCCGCCCTACGAATACGAAACACGGCTGCCGCCGATCGATATCATCAGTGGTGGTGACCAACTGCGGCTTGCCACGGCATCCGCCGAATCGATCGATGCATTGTGTCAGGTGGACGAACAGGCCTGGAATGATCGCGTGCAGGGTTTTTATCTGTACAGCCGCAGCTAA
- a CDS encoding arylsulfatase gives MNPPLSWIVFVLLFASVVGTRHVSGADKPNVVLILADDMGLGDFASHNGGLNRTPSLDRLADQSVWFQHAYSAAPVCAPARASLLTGRYPHRTGVVTLNQSLYPQLTQMRSDEITLANLFQDSGYVTGLIGKWHCGIAKEYQPLSRGFDEFEGFFDYKDVPSYFDYKLRIQDQQQPASDQYLTRDLSARAIQFVRRHQQHPFFLHLAHYAPHRPLGAPKDRVAPYLDKGFDRDTATVYAMIEIMDEGIGQLLDELDRLNLSENTIVIFASDNGPDPVVAPRFNHELRGTKYTVYEGGIRVPFLVRWPGQFAAGKRSELIHFVDVLPTLVDLCRLERPSGLQLDGTSLAGLLKGDADDGAFPKQRFWQWNRKEPLFTHNAAVREGEWKLVRPFVTRGIPKGPSKQSPALYRISTDPTESQDVSDQHPDRTARMNAALDAWGTEVERDRTRPLLNPASDSAD, from the coding sequence ATGAATCCTCCACTGTCCTGGATCGTTTTCGTATTGTTGTTTGCCAGCGTCGTTGGGACACGCCATGTTTCGGGGGCCGATAAACCCAACGTGGTTCTGATTCTTGCAGACGATATGGGGTTGGGAGATTTTGCAAGCCACAACGGTGGCCTCAATCGCACGCCTTCGCTGGACCGGCTAGCGGACCAAAGCGTTTGGTTCCAGCACGCTTACTCTGCTGCTCCCGTCTGTGCTCCGGCCCGGGCCAGTTTGTTGACCGGACGCTATCCTCATCGGACCGGGGTGGTGACTTTGAACCAGAGTCTGTATCCCCAATTGACTCAGATGCGAAGCGACGAGATCACGCTGGCCAATCTGTTTCAGGATAGCGGCTATGTGACGGGGCTGATCGGGAAGTGGCACTGCGGGATCGCAAAGGAATATCAGCCCCTGTCTCGCGGCTTCGATGAATTCGAGGGCTTTTTCGACTACAAGGATGTACCTAGCTATTTCGATTACAAGCTGCGAATTCAGGACCAACAACAGCCGGCAAGCGACCAGTACCTGACCCGGGATCTATCGGCGCGAGCGATTCAGTTCGTTCGCCGGCATCAACAGCATCCGTTCTTTCTGCACTTGGCTCACTACGCGCCCCATCGTCCATTGGGGGCCCCCAAGGATCGCGTTGCCCCGTACTTGGACAAAGGGTTTGATCGCGACACGGCCACGGTGTACGCCATGATCGAAATCATGGACGAAGGCATTGGCCAGTTGCTTGATGAACTGGATCGGTTGAATCTCAGCGAGAACACCATTGTCATCTTTGCCAGTGATAACGGTCCCGATCCGGTCGTGGCCCCGCGGTTCAACCACGAACTGCGAGGGACGAAGTACACGGTGTACGAAGGAGGCATTCGAGTACCGTTTTTGGTCCGATGGCCGGGCCAGTTCGCTGCGGGCAAACGCAGCGAGTTGATTCACTTTGTGGACGTGCTGCCGACGTTGGTGGATCTGTGTCGCTTAGAAAGACCGTCGGGTCTGCAGTTGGACGGCACCAGTTTGGCCGGACTGTTGAAGGGGGATGCAGACGACGGGGCGTTCCCCAAGCAACGGTTCTGGCAATGGAATCGCAAAGAACCGCTGTTCACGCACAACGCGGCCGTGCGTGAAGGTGAATGGAAATTGGTGCGTCCCTTTGTGACACGCGGAATCCCCAAGGGGCCGTCCAAACAGTCGCCCGCTCTGTACCGGATATCGACGGATCCGACCGAGTCCCAGGATGTATCCGATCAGCATCCCGATCGGACCGCGCGGATGAATGCCGCTCTGGACGCGTGGGGAACCGAAGTGGAACGAGATCGCACTCGGCCGCTGTTGAACCCCGCATCTGATTCCGCGGATTGA
- a CDS encoding PepSY domain-containing protein encodes MNTNPTPATRRPRKARGRILMLLRRIHLYIGLFLLPWVFLYGITGAMLNHNGLLPEMGIAPVPADQLTDTAWANLPSQTEMAQQVVDAIQQASPDAKIELDTSHTPQYSNELVLQFNGSGAKHAVHFDPGDKSAWVATHYKTSEPLEPLLRDVKNIDITPDPFQLAQQSASAVLERAGITASGKPEPLGWTKLNFLASVDGEPVRVTYVLRDGHVDITRFTGDDGYSPRAFFVRLHTSHGQPPHWNGRRFWSLFIDAMAIAMVTWGVTGLLMWWQIKRTRRVGGIVILLSATTAAVMYYSMMHFYATNQL; translated from the coding sequence ATGAACACGAACCCCACCCCCGCGACTCGCCGCCCACGCAAAGCCCGTGGACGGATCCTGATGCTGCTGCGCCGAATTCACCTGTATATCGGCCTGTTCCTGCTGCCCTGGGTCTTCTTGTACGGAATTACCGGAGCGATGCTGAACCACAATGGTCTGCTGCCCGAAATGGGTATCGCGCCGGTGCCAGCGGATCAGTTGACCGATACGGCCTGGGCGAATCTTCCATCGCAAACCGAAATGGCTCAGCAGGTCGTCGACGCGATACAACAAGCATCCCCCGACGCAAAGATCGAACTGGACACCAGCCATACGCCCCAGTACAGCAACGAATTGGTTCTGCAGTTCAACGGGTCGGGTGCCAAACACGCGGTCCATTTCGATCCGGGCGACAAGTCCGCGTGGGTGGCCACGCATTACAAAACCTCGGAACCCCTGGAACCGCTGCTCCGTGATGTCAAAAACATCGACATCACTCCCGATCCATTTCAGCTTGCCCAGCAGTCGGCGTCCGCTGTTTTGGAACGTGCGGGGATCACGGCGAGCGGCAAGCCGGAACCGCTGGGATGGACCAAGCTGAACTTTCTGGCCAGCGTCGATGGCGAACCGGTGCGAGTGACCTACGTGCTGCGGGATGGACACGTCGACATCACTCGGTTCACCGGTGACGACGGGTACTCGCCGCGAGCCTTCTTTGTGCGACTGCACACATCTCACGGACAACCTCCCCATTGGAACGGACGCCGATTCTGGTCGCTGTTCATCGATGCCATGGCGATCGCAATGGTCACCTGGGGCGTGACCGGACTGCTGATGTGGTGGCAAATCAAACGGACACGCCGAGTGGGCGGCATCGTGATCCTGTTGAGCGCCACCACCGCCGCGGTCATGTATTACAGCATGATGCACTTCTATGCGACCAACCAACTGTAA
- a CDS encoding TolC family protein, giving the protein MLLILPACSIPQLRRASPAAARPESFHGTTNLEGEATTAEDSNEFDSLENSAHMGWYEFFEDPMLAGLIDQAIVGNQELRILAQEIQIANNEVQARSGEYLPFVTFGAGAGIEKPGQYTREGAVEDQLEVRPGQAFPEPLPDFLVATNLRWELDIWRKLRNAKDAACLRYLGTRDGQNYVVTRMVAEVAENYYELLALDNQLATLDTTIELQQKSLETAKAMKEQARGTELAVQRFQAEVHKNESEKLIIQQQIVEAENRINFLLGRYPQRVDRTNVEYIDLNLHALSIGVPSQLLQNRSDIRQAERELGAAGLDIKVARARFYPSLALNAGVGYRAFDAKYLFSTPESLIYNVAGDLVAPLINKKAIKADYRSANAKQIQVVYNYQRTVLNAFTEVINYMAKVDNYGKSIEIKKQQLASLEGSVDSATKLFQNARGEYLDVLLSQRDMMESKMILIETKQEQLAATVKAYQALGGGGTLGG; this is encoded by the coding sequence TTGCTGTTGATTCTGCCGGCGTGCTCCATTCCCCAGCTACGTCGTGCTTCACCGGCGGCCGCGCGGCCGGAGAGTTTCCACGGGACCACCAACCTGGAAGGCGAGGCGACGACCGCCGAGGATTCCAATGAGTTCGACAGTCTAGAGAACTCGGCTCACATGGGCTGGTACGAATTCTTTGAAGATCCGATGTTGGCGGGTCTGATCGATCAAGCCATCGTCGGCAACCAAGAGCTGCGGATCTTGGCTCAAGAGATCCAGATCGCCAACAACGAAGTTCAGGCTCGCAGCGGGGAATACCTCCCGTTCGTGACGTTCGGAGCTGGCGCGGGAATCGAAAAGCCAGGTCAATACACGCGTGAAGGTGCGGTCGAAGACCAACTGGAAGTTCGCCCTGGCCAGGCCTTCCCCGAACCGCTGCCGGATTTCTTGGTCGCCACCAATCTGCGGTGGGAACTCGACATCTGGCGAAAGCTGCGCAACGCCAAAGACGCTGCATGCTTGCGCTACCTCGGCACACGTGACGGACAAAACTATGTCGTCACTCGCATGGTCGCCGAAGTTGCCGAGAACTACTACGAACTGTTGGCACTGGACAACCAATTGGCAACGCTCGATACGACGATCGAACTTCAGCAGAAGAGCTTGGAAACCGCCAAGGCGATGAAGGAACAGGCTCGCGGAACCGAACTGGCCGTTCAACGTTTCCAAGCCGAGGTTCACAAGAACGAGAGCGAGAAGCTGATCATCCAACAGCAAATCGTCGAAGCCGAAAACCGAATCAACTTTTTGCTTGGTCGTTATCCTCAACGCGTGGACCGGACCAATGTGGAGTACATCGATCTGAACCTGCACGCACTTAGCATCGGCGTGCCATCCCAACTGCTTCAGAATCGATCGGATATCCGGCAAGCCGAACGTGAACTGGGGGCCGCTGGCTTGGACATCAAGGTCGCACGCGCCCGCTTCTATCCATCGCTGGCGTTGAACGCTGGCGTCGGCTACCGAGCCTTTGATGCCAAGTATCTGTTCTCGACACCGGAATCGTTGATCTACAACGTTGCCGGTGACCTAGTGGCACCGCTGATCAACAAGAAAGCGATCAAGGCCGACTACCGCAGCGCGAACGCCAAACAGATTCAGGTCGTCTACAACTACCAACGCACGGTCCTGAACGCGTTCACCGAAGTCATCAACTACATGGCCAAAGTGGACAACTACGGCAAGAGCATCGAGATCAAGAAGCAACAATTGGCGTCATTGGAAGGTTCCGTCGACAGCGCCACCAAGCTGTTCCAAAATGCTCGCGGCGAATACCTGGACGTGCTGCTGTCCCAGCGTGACATGATGGAATCCAAGATGATCCTGATTGAAACCAAACAGGAGCAATTGGCAGCAACGGTCAAAGCCTATCAGGCTCTGGGCGGTGGCGGCACACTGGGTGGGTAA